The DNA region atcTGGAATTCCACGGATTTTTTTGGCACAGGAGTCTCTCCATAATTTGGGTTTTATCCctgaaaattccccaaaatttgcttttttaaggATTTCAATTCCatggatttattttgaattcCATCGATTTCCTTTTAATTCCACGGATTTCTTTTGGATTCCATGGATTTCCTTTTAATTCCATGGATTCCTTTTAATTCCATGGATTTCTTTTGGATTCCATGGATTCCTTTTAATTCCATGGATTTCTTTTGGATTCCATGGATTTCTTTTGAATTTCACAGATTTCTTTTGGATTCCATGGATTCCTTTTAATTCCATGGATTTCTTTTGGATTCCATGGATTTCTTTTGGATTCCACAGATTTCCTTTTGAATTCCATAGATTTCCTTTTGATTTCATGGATTCCTTTTGGATTCCATGGATTCCTTTTAATTCCATGGATTTCTTTTGGATTCCATGGATTTCTTTTGAATTCCATGGATTTCTTTTGGATTCCATGGATTCCTTTTGGATTCCATGGATTCAGTTTGAATTCCatggatttattttgaatttcacGGATTTCCCTTTGAATTCCACGGATTTCTTTCGAATTCCATGGATTTCTTTTGAATTTCACCAATTTCTTTGGAATTCCATGGATTCCTTTTGGATTCTATGGATTTCCCTTTGAATTCCATGGATTCCTTTTGGATTTCTTTTGGGAATGCTCAGAGGGTGACAGAgaattttccatggatttagGAATGgatggatcccaaatccagcccagtCAGGAGGAAAAGTTGGAATTCCAGGAACTTTTCCATGGATTTAGGACGGATTTAAGATGGATCCCAGATCTACCCCACcaggaggaaaagctggaattccagagggTTTCCATGGATTTAGgatggatcccaaatccagcccaatCAGAAGGAAAtgagctggaattccagggatttttccatggatttagGACCCTTAGGCTCAGATGGAAAAGATGGAAGAGGGAAACCAAGCCaggaaaaatagtattttaacgtcccaaaattcctcaggaAGGAACAAGATCCATGGGAGATGTTGAGGCTGGTGcttggaatttgggaattcctctggagctgtgctacaaattccagggatttcccaaaaaaaaaaaaaaaaaacctactccCATTTTTCCACTGgctcatcccaaaaatccctgactGCTGCAAACCCAGCAATTCCCTCATTTCCAcaaggaatggagcagggacaATCCTTGGAGAATTCTTTAGCCAAGGATTGagctggaaaaattaaaaaataaaaataaaaattcccagatttggggtcaggCCTGGATCGAGCAccaagagagaaggaaaatgctcCTGGTCTGGGATTTGCTTCCAGAGGATTCTGCATCTTCATTATTGCCATCATTAATTATCCATCTTTAATTAGCATCATTAATTAGCATGATTAATCACTGCCACCTTGCCCCAGGTTAAAGCAGGATCCTGGGATGGATCcaacatcccaaatcccaggattttggggcctGCAGCGCTGTCAGCTCCAGGTTTGGGGTCACATCCCAAGGAaagtccccaaattcccaaaggATTCTCCCCAAAcaggaaaaatcccccaaattcccaaaggATTCTCCCCACAGGTTCACAAaattcctcaggaattctcACCCAAACAGGGAAATGCACCAAGATTCCTTAAggattctccccaaattccttaAAGATTCTTTCCAAACAgggaaaatcccccaaatcccccaggaatTCTCCcccaaagaaggaaaaaaccctgaaatcccTCAAGAATTCTCCCCCAAACAGGAAAACCCTCCCAAATTCCTTAAGGATTCTCCCCACAAGTTCACaaaatccctcaggaattctccccaaccaacaggaaaaaaaaaaatcccttaaattCCTTATGGATTCTCCCCATAAATCCCTCAAATCCCTTGGGAATTCTCCCCCATCCTCAGGAGCAGAACCAGGaccctccaaaaaccccaaaacgtCCCCGAGCCGGCGCCGCCTTCGCGCTCGGGGGAAGATTTGGCACAAAATCCTGCGGGGTCAGCGGCacccagggaattccagagctGGGGTGGGATCAGGACACCCAGAGTGGGGTCAGAacagcccagggatggggtCAGGACACCCAGAGTGGGGTCAGGACATCTCAGGGATGGGGTCAGGACACCCCTGaacaccccaggacaccccagagTGGGGTCAGGACATCTGAGATGGGGTCAGGACACCCAGAGTGGGgtcaggacaccccaggacaccccagggatggggtcAGGACATCTGGGATGGGGTCAGGACATTCCAGAGTGGGgtcaggacaccccaggacaccccagggtgGGGTCAGGACACCCCTGAACACCCCAGGTCACCCAGAGTGGGGTCAGGACATCTGAGATGGGGTCAGGACACCCAGAGTGGGGTCAGaacaccccaggacaccccagcgTGGGGTCAGAACATCTGGGATGGGGTCAGGACACTCAGGTCAGATGTTGCTGGCCCAGGACACTCTGGGCTAGCTGAGCTCAGATGTTGCTGACCCTGCTGGCCCAGGACCGGTCAGTCAGACATTGCTGGCCCAGGACAGGTCAGTCAGACATTGCTGACCCTGCTGACccacccaggctgggctcagacGTTGCtgaccctgctggctcaggacAGTTTGGGTGGGCTCAGACATTGTTGACCCTGCTGGCCCaggacagcctggctgggctcagaCGTTGCTGACCCTGCTGGCCCAggacagcctggctgggtgGGCTCAGACGTTGCTgaccctgctggccacagccccagccctggccgGGCTCAGGGCGCGCTCCCGCCGGACGTAGCGCGGCTTCCGCACTGCCGGGAACAGAAACATCCCCAGatgctgggaggggctgggagatCCCaaagggagcaggggagggtgaggagggggcaCAGTGGGGTCTGGGGAGGGAATTCAACCCAAAACCCAGAGCTACAGAATGGACAAAATTCCAACCTCAAAATTCAACCCCCCAAGCAAAAACCAAACGCACGAACTGAGGCCCAAACCCAAATTAaacacccaaaacccaaacccataaactgagccccaaacccaaattaAACACCCAAAAACCTAAACCCACAACtgagccccaaacccaaattaAACACCCAAAACTTCAACCcacaaacccaaccccaaaccccaaactgaacacccaaaacccaaacccacaaacccaaaccccaaaaccacaaactgagccccaaacccaaattaAACACCCAAAAACCTAAACCCACAACtgagccccaaacccaaattaAACACCCAAAACTTAAACCCAtaaacccaaccccaaacccaaaactaaACCCAAATCCACAAAACCCAACTCCCAAACTGAACCCCAAAAGATAAACCtacaaaacccaaccccaacccAAACCTAAACCCACAAACCCAAAATTAAACCCGTAAACCTCaaccacaaaacccaaacccacaaaacccaaacccacaaaacccaaacccaaaccccagacCCAAACTCAAACCCACAAAACTCCCCAAATGAAACCCAAAAActcaaccccaaacccaaaattaaaccctcaaaatccaaatccaaacttaaacacacaaaccccaaaattaaatccaaaattaaacccaaaactcaaccccaaacccaaaattaaacCCATAAAACTCaaacccacaaaccccaaaattaaacccaaaactcaaccccaaacccaaaattaaatctacaaaccccaaaattaaagccccaaaccctcaaaacccaaacccaaacttaaacccacaaaccccaaaactgaacccacaaaacccaaacccagaaaacccaaacccaaacttaaacccacaaatcccaaaattgaaCCCAAAAGctcaaccccaaacccaaaattaaacccaaaattaaaccCATAAAACTCaaacccacaaaccccaaaattgaacccacaaaacccaaacccagaaaacccaaacccaaattaaaccccaaaaccccaaaattaaacccaaaaactcaaccccaaacccaaaattaaacccaaaattaaaccCATAAAACTCaaacccacaaaccccaaaattaaacccaaaactcaaccccaaacccaaaattaaatctacaaaccccaaaattaaagccccaaaccctcaaaacccaaacccaaacttaaacccacaaaccccaaaactgaacccacaaaacccaaacccagaaaacccaaacccaaacttaaacccacaaatcccaaaattgaaCCCAAAAGctcaaccccaaacccaaaattaaacccaaaattaaaccCATAAAACTCaaacccacaaaccccaaaattgaacccacaaaacccaaacccagaaaacccaaacccaaattaaaccccaaaaccccaaaattaaacccaaaaactcaaccccaaacccaaaattaaacccaaaattaaaccCATAAAACTCaaacccacaaaccccaaaattgaacccaaaaacccaaaccccaaattaaaccaacaaaatccaaaattaaactCAAAAActcaaccccaaacccaaaactcaaccccaaacccaaaattaaacccacaaaccccaaaattaaccccaaaaactcaaaccccaaacccaaaattgatcccacaaaccccaaaattaaaccctaaattattttttcccctcccctttttcctgcacaaatcccaacccaaacctttggGATTTCTGCTGCCCCCACACATTCCATTCCTGACCcccagtttggggattttttgtttatttttagcacAGTCCAGAGAGAAATTCCTCACCTGAAGAAATGGGAGGAGAGATCATGGATGCCTGTGGAGCAGGACAAGGGAAAtgtcaaaaaaagcaaatttttaacaGGTTTTACTTCAAAAAACCAGGACTTTTTAgtcaaaaaaagcaaatttttaacaggttttacttcaaaaaaatcaggattttttagtcaaaaaagcaaaattttaacaggttttatttaaaaaaaccaggattttttAGTAATATTCATGtccaaaaaaagcaaatttttaacaggttttctttaaaagaaaccaggatttttaataatattcatgtcaaaaaaagcaaatttttaacaagttttctttaaaaaataaacaggattttttttagaattctAATAATATCCATGTCAAAAAATCgatttttagaagtttttccttaaaaaaattcagaaattttacaGAATTCCCGTAATATTCATGtggaaaaatcaatttttaacagtttttcattagaataacaattttttttttttagaatttaaattattatcaggttttccttaaaaaaaaaattaggatttttttaatatttaggaacagtttttttaatggaaaaataactcaatttttccatttttgtccCAGTTTGGATccataaaacccccaaatatttttgattttatttcagtctcTTAATTAAAGTGGAATTTATTGTTAATTAAAGtagaatttattaattaaaattgaatttattgttAATTAAAGTggaatttattaattaaaactgaatttattgttaatttaatttcccaTAAAAGCAGAATTCACTCACTGTTTCACTGGGCTGGAGAACAGAtgctaaaagagaaaaaaaaagagattaattaagattattttaattattttcaaggCTGGAATTGTTCATTTTCTAAAACTACAGCCATGGatggaataattttattaataaaattttattttttattgtccccaaatccacccaaaatgtTCCAAAATCCCATTGGGAGAATTTATTGGGTGCAGGATTCTTGAAATTGGGGAATTTATCAGcacaaaatgggaatttattgGGATAAAACTGGAGAATTTTCCCCACAAAACTGGGGAATTTTCTCCacaaaaaattgcaattttctCCACAAAATTATGGAAATTTCCTCcacaaaattgggaatttcctCCACAAAATAGGGAATTTATTGGCACAAAATGGGGAATTTTCTCCTCaaaattggggaattttctCGACAAAATTATGGGAATTTGTTGGCACaaaattggggaattttctccacaaaaaattgggaattttctCCCATAAAACTGGGAAATTTTCTCCTCAGAATTGGGGAATTTTCTCCACAAAATTGTGAGTTTTCTCCCAATAACTATGGGAATTTTCTCTAGAAAATTATAGTCATTTATTGgcacaaaatggaaattttctcCACAAAATTATGGAAATTTATTGGCACAAAATGGGGGAATTTCCTCcacaaaattgggaatttcctCCACAAAATTAGGAATTTTCTATACAAAATCAGGGAATTCATCGACACAAAATGGGGATTTTCTCCCATAAAACTGGAGAATTTTCTACTCAAAATTGGGGGaattttctcccccaaaattgcaaattttctccccaaaattatGGAAATTTCCTCCATAAAATTGTGAATTTATTGGTACAAAATGAGGAATTTCCCCCataaaattcccattcccaccaaTGAACGGCACGCAGCTCATTAAGGAGCGCACAATTAATTAATACattcattaattaatattttttttacctttgttCCTCCTGTAGAACACCTGGGGCAGTTTGTTGGCTCGTTTGAGGTAGAAGAAAGAAGCCACAGAAAGGATCAGGAACAAACTGAGGCAAAACGTCCCCAAAATCAGCGAGGCGGCCACTTCGGGGCCCCCTGGgggaaaatacaataaaataaaatgaaataaaataaaaataaagtaaaataaaataaagtaaaatgaaataaaataaaataaaataaaataaaaattaaattaaattaaattaaaataaggtaaaataaagtaaaataaaaataaaataataaaataaaatataaaagaaaaggaaataaaataaaataaaataaaataaaatttaaaaaaataaaataaaataaataaaatcctcaAAGCCTTGGGAATAAAATCTAATTTCAtccaaaaaacacacaacagATCCTGGAGTTTGTGGGCAGAGTTCTGGGAAATCGCTTTGAGAGGATTTTAATAAATTCAGCCGGGTTTTAAACTCATTACATcgttaaaatcactttttaaattcattaaatcactttttaacCCATTaattaaatcactttttaacCCATTTCAGCAAATTAAATCACTTTTGTAACCCATTTTAGCAAATTAAATCACTTTTGTAATCCATTTAGcaaattaaatcactttttaacCTGTTTtatcaaattaaataatttttaacccattttagCAAATTAAATCACTTTTGCAATCCACTCTAAcaaattaaatcactttttaacccattttattaaattaaatcactttCAAAACTCATTCAGTCCCTTttaatcccatcccatttttatcctattttcccaatcccatcccatcccattttccccaacCCCATCCCTCTTTAAACTcattaaatcccattttccccaatcccatcccctttccccccattttccccaatcccatccccttttctcccatcccatcccatcccatcccatcccatcccatcccatcccatcccatcccatcccatcccatcccatcccatcccatcccattttccccccattttccccagtcccatcccattttaaccccatttttaaccccattttccccaatcccatcccttttcccccattttccccgtTCCTCACCcagggtcaggatttggggcgtggctgtgctcaggttcAGGGcggagctgctccctctgctccctgcgGGGACAAAACCGGGATTGGGATTGGCACCAAATCCACATTTGGGacactgcctgtccctgcctgtggcccaaattccccaattcctgaatccccaaattccctgaattcccaaatccctggattCCCAAATcaccaaatccccaaattctcgaattcctgaattcccaaatccgCAAACcaccaaatcccccaaatcacCAAATTCCCGAACCACCAAATCCCTGAACTCCCTGAATTACAATTCCttaaattcccaaattctcaaaCCACCcaatccctgaattcccaaattccctgaattcccaaatcaccaaattccctgaattcctaaactcctgaattcccaaatcacCAAACCCCCGAATTCCCGAATTCCTGAATTCTCAAATcaccaaatccccaaattccctgaattcccaaacccctgaattcccaaattctctgaATTCCTAAacccctgaattcccaaattccttgaATTCCTAAATcaccaaatccccaaattccctgaattcccaaacccctgaattcccaaattctctgaattcctaaatccctgaattcccaaatccccaaacccctgaattcccaaatcaccaaatccccaaattccctgaattcccaaacccctgaattcccaaattctctgaattcccaaatcACCAAATTCCCGAATTctcaaattcctgaattcccaaatccccaaattccctgaattcctaaatccctgaattcccaaattcctgaattcccaaatccccaaatccctggattcttgaattcctgaattcccaaattcctgaattcccaaatccccaaatcccctgaattcccaaatcacCAAATCCCCGAATTCTcgaattcctgaattcccaagttcctgaattcccaaatccccaaattccctgaattcccaaacccctgaattcccaaattccctgaattcccaaatcacCAAATCCCCGAATTCTcgaattcctgaattcccaaatcccaaattccctgaattcctaaatccctgaattcccaaattaccaaatccccaaatcccctgaattcccaaaccccTTAATTCCCAAATCACCAAATTCCCGAATTCTcgaattcctgaattcccaaattcctgaattcccaaatccccaaattccctgaattcccaaatccccaaatgccctgaattcccaaatccccaaattccctgaattcccaaacccctgaattcccaaatccccaaattcccaaatccccaaatcgCTGAGGTTGTGGCCAGCCAATGACCGTTAATTAATGAGTTAATTAATGAGTTAATTAATGAGTCAGTAACCTGTTAATTACAGAGCTCACTGTCCATGCAGTGTCCCAGGTCGTTAATTAATGAGTTCATTAATGCATTAATTAATGAGTTAATTAATGAACTGTctcaccatccctgcagtgtcccaggccgTGCCCAGCCAATGAGCATTAATTAATAAGTTCATTAATGCATTAATTAATGAGTTAATTAATGAACagtcccactgtccctgcagtgtcccaggccatgCCCAACCAATGAGTGTTAATTAATGAGTTCATTAATGCATTAATTAATCACTGAGCTCACCGTCCCTGCAGTCCGCGGTGCCGTTCCTGCACTGCAcgcagctgctgctgccgtCCTCGTTCCAGCGCCGGTAACACCCTGGGACACGGCATGGATTCACAAAATTCCAACAATTCCAACAAATCCCAACAATTCCGACAATTCCCAACAATTCTCAAAATTCCAACAATTCCTGACAATTCTCAAAATTCCAACAATTCCAACAATTCCAACAATTCCCAACAATTCCTGACAATTCTCAACAATCCCAACAATTCCCGAGAGTTCCCAACaatcccaacaatcccaacaATTCCAACAATTCCCAACAATCCCAACAATTCCCGAGAGTTCCCAACAATTCCAACAATTCCAGcaattcccaacaattcccaaaattcccaataattGCAACAATTCcaacaattcccaaaaattcccaacaattcccacaattcccagcAATTCCCGACAATTCCCAACAATTTCAACGATTTCAACAATTCCCGACAATCTCCAACAATTTCTGAcaattcccaacaattcccaaaattcccaacaattCCGACAATTCCCGACAATTCCCAATAATTCTCAACAATCCCAACAATTCCCAACAATTCTCAAAATTCcaacaattcccaaaattcccaacaattCCAACAATTCCAACAATTCCCAACAATTCcaacaattcccaaaattccccaaaattccaacaaTTCCCAACAATTCTAAcaattcccaacaattcccaacaattcccaacAATCCCAACAATTCCCAACAATCCCAACAATTCTAACAATCCCAACAATTCCCAACAATTCTCAAAATTCCAACAATTCCAACAATTCCAACAATTCCCAACAATCCCAACAATTCCAACattcccaacaattcccaaaattcccaacaattcccaaTAATTCCTGACAATTCCCAACAATCCcaacaattcccaaaattcccaataattgcaacaattcccaacaattcccaacAATTCCAACAATTCCCACAATTCCAACAATCCCAACAATTCCCAACAATTCAAAcaattcccaacaattcccaacAATTTCCAACAATCCCAACAATTCCCAACAATCCCAAcaattcccaacaattcccaacaatcccaacaattcccaacaattccaacaattcccaacaattccaaaaattcccaaaattcccaaaattcccaacaattcccaacAATCTCAACAATTCCAACAATTCCCAACAATCCCAacaattccccaaaattccaacaattcccaacaattccaatcaatcaatcaatcaatcaatgattcccatttttccagagTTCCCACCTGGGCTGCAGGGTTGGTTCACGGGGCAGGAGCTGTTGGGATCCAAATTTTCCAAACAACATCCTGGccctggcacctggggacacaaattcccacaaattcccatttttccatcaaaaatCTCCATGGAAATTCCAgaataattcaaattaaaacccactggaatttatttaattttttttccatcaaaatgtCTCCAAAATCTCCATGGAAATTCCAGAATAATTCAAATTAAACCcactggaattttaaaaataattaattaaaataaaattaaaaattaaaaaataactttaaaaaacccaaaccaaaaataaaataaaataaaataaaataaaataaaataaaataaaataaaataatgtggATTTGAGCAGGAGGAATTCCTGGCACCCACCGAGttttctgtggattttccaGCAATTTCTGCCACAAGCCTGGCCAGGAGAAGCACCAAGGGCACCTCCATGCCAGGAAACacagaactgcaaaaaaaatcagaaataaattcaaattattcCTAAATTCCAATGGAATTCTGGCACCTCCATgccaggaaaacacagagctgtaaaaatcagaaataaattcaaattattcCTTAATTCCAACAAAATTCTGCTTCCCTGGGGCACCTCCATGCCCAGGTCTGGatagaaattattattaaaattatttttattttttattattatttttaattattttattttatgttatttttattattttaatttttattattaaaatattattaaaatatttcgATTTTTGACAATATCTGATTATTCAGAGtaagaaaacagatgaaaaaggaTTATcataaaagagaataaaattaaattattgtttaGATTTTTGTCACTACCTGATTGttcaaaacacaaataatgaaggataaattatttttaaaaatactaaaattaaattattatttagagTTTTGTCAGAGtaagaaaacagatgaaaaaggaatctcataaaatagaataaaattaaattattatttagatTTTTGTCACTACCTGGCTGTTCaaagagcaagaaaacagaGATAAGGAATtattatgtattaaaaaatcagaataaaatgaaattattactGGATAAATCAATTGTTCTTACCTAGAATATCCTTGAGGAACAGCTCATAATAAAGGGAAAAtctggggggggaaaaaatcactttgaGCTGCTGGATCCTCCCAGTCTGCTCAGGCCTGGCTGGATTGCCATCCCTGAAATAAACCGGGATAAATCAGGATAAAACTGGGATAAATCGGggtaaaaaatcagaataaaatcagGATAAAATTGAGGTTAAATCGGGATAAATTGGGATAAAATCAAGATAAAACTGGGATAAAATCAGGACAAAAATCAGGATAAAATCAGGATAAACCCAGGCTAAAACCAGGACAAAATCAAGATAAAACCAGGATAAAACCTGGATAAACCCAggataaaataattataaaaccAGGATAAAACCAGGATAAAATCAAGATAAAACCAGGATAAATCAGGATAAAATCAGGATAAGCCCGggataaaatcaggaaaaatcaggataAAACCAGGGTAAAATCAAGATAAAACCAGGATAAAATCAGGATAAAACCAGGATGAACCCAGGATAAAACCTGGATAAATCCAGGATAAATCAGGACAAACCAGGGTAAAATCAAGATAAAACCAGGATAAACCCAGGATAAAACCAGGATAAAATCAGGATAAAACCACAATAAAACCAGGataaaaatcaagataaaaccagaataaaaccaGGATAAAATTGGGATAAAATCAGGATAAGCCtggaataaaatcagaataaaaccagGCTAAAACCAGGATAAAATCAAGATAAAATCAAGATAAAACCAGGACAAAACCTGGATAAATCCAGGATAAATCAGGACAAACCAGGCTGAAACCAGGATAAAATCAGGATAAGCCCGGGATAAAATCAAGATAAAATCAAGATAAAATCAGTATAAAAC from Catharus ustulatus isolate bCatUst1 chromosome 24, bCatUst1.pri.v2, whole genome shotgun sequence includes:
- the C24H1orf159 gene encoding uncharacterized protein C1orf159 homolog isoform X1; the protein is MEVPLVLLLARLVAEIAGKSTENSVPGPGCCLENLDPNSSCPVNQPCSPGCYRRWNEDGSSSCVQCRNGTADCRDGSRGSSSALNLSTATPQILTLGGPEVAASLILGTFCLSLFLILSVASFFYLKRANKLPQVFYRRNKASVLQPSETASMISPPISSVRKPRYVRRERALSPARAGAVASRVSNV
- the C24H1orf159 gene encoding uncharacterized protein C1orf159 homolog isoform X2; translation: MEVPLVLLLARLVAEIAGKSTENSVPGPGCCLENLDPNSSCPVNQPCSPGCYRRWNEDGSSSCVQCRNGTADCRDGSRGSSSALNLSTATPQILTLGGPEVAASLILGTFCLSLFLILSVASFFYLKRANKLPQVFYRRNKASVLQPSETASMISPPISSVRKPRYVRRERALSPARAGAVASRVSNV
- the C24H1orf159 gene encoding uncharacterized protein C1orf159 homolog isoform X3, whose translation is MEVPLVLLLARLVAEIAGKSTENSVPGPGCCLENLDPNSSCPVNQPCSPGCYRRWNEDGSSSCVQCRNGTADCRDGGPEVAASLILGTFCLSLFLILSVASFFYLKRANKLPQVFYRRNKASVLQPSETASMISPPISSVRKPRYVRRERALSPARAGAVASRVSNV